A window of the Bdellovibrio sp. ZAP7 genome harbors these coding sequences:
- a CDS encoding CHASE3 domain-containing protein: protein MEKGTKGTKAEKSLFWGGALAVLCLVVMGIYLQNNLDNIAEAGIQRAKLRKSALQIKILKSLIVDAETGQRGFLLTGNQRYLRPYNAVAEDIDDKFAELEILLSNSPAQLELLRRARELTGEKLNELKRTVDLKRRGFTPEALEIVKSDNGQEAMESLRNIFDEMEIFQEAQIVSLSGAFVQTIRKSKKVNFLGTTFLTLLTLGLIFLFQKNVRIRSHLHKSLVELVASLRKKEEIRSEVIAIQNDIAASYFDLHLMLDKVVHLSMHLTKSDGALIEELDLESGDLVYRYAAGAAVPYLGIRVQARNSFSGLCVRVGHPLLCKDSEVDDRVDKEACRRVHLRSMIVVPLYYGDRLLGVLKNYSEHPNYYSEEVFEALSLVSGMLSSSLGRAKEFEKTQEEIQALRRLSS, encoded by the coding sequence TTGGAGAAGGGCACGAAAGGTACTAAAGCTGAAAAAAGTCTCTTCTGGGGAGGGGCCCTGGCAGTTCTGTGTTTGGTGGTAATGGGAATTTATTTGCAAAATAATCTAGATAACATCGCAGAGGCTGGTATTCAGCGCGCAAAACTCCGAAAAAGTGCTCTCCAGATAAAGATTTTGAAATCGCTGATTGTCGATGCTGAAACAGGACAAAGGGGGTTCTTGTTAACCGGAAATCAGCGGTATCTTCGACCTTACAACGCCGTCGCGGAAGATATTGACGATAAATTTGCAGAATTGGAAATCCTGCTAAGCAATAGCCCCGCGCAGCTTGAGCTACTTCGTCGGGCCCGGGAGTTAACGGGAGAAAAATTGAATGAGCTTAAGCGGACAGTCGACTTAAAACGTCGCGGCTTCACTCCGGAAGCTTTGGAGATTGTGAAGTCTGACAACGGCCAAGAGGCGATGGAGTCTCTGCGAAATATTTTTGATGAAATGGAGATTTTCCAAGAAGCTCAAATCGTCTCTTTGAGTGGCGCCTTTGTGCAGACTATCCGTAAAAGTAAAAAAGTGAATTTTTTAGGCACTACATTTTTGACACTGCTCACGCTGGGTCTTATCTTTCTCTTCCAAAAAAATGTTCGCATTAGATCTCATCTTCACAAGTCATTGGTCGAATTAGTCGCATCTCTTCGAAAGAAAGAAGAAATTCGCTCGGAAGTTATAGCCATCCAAAATGATATTGCTGCTTCTTACTTCGATTTGCATTTGATGTTGGATAAAGTCGTCCATCTATCAATGCACCTGACAAAATCGGATGGGGCGCTCATCGAGGAGCTGGATCTTGAAAGTGGAGACTTGGTTTATCGATATGCCGCAGGTGCAGCGGTTCCTTACTTGGGTATCCGCGTGCAGGCGAGGAATAGTTTTTCCGGATTGTGCGTGCGGGTGGGACATCCGTTGTTATGCAAAGATTCCGAGGTAGATGATCGGGTCGACAAAGAGGCTTGTCGCCGCGTTCATTTGCGATCAATGATTGTGGTGCCGCTCTATTATGGTGACCGATTGTTGGGCGTCCTGAAAAACTATTCGGAACATCCAAACTATTACAGTGAGGAAGTATTTGAGGCACTCTCATTGGTGTCTGGCATGTTGTCGTCCTCCCTTGGTCGGGCAAAGGAGTTTGAAAAGACTCAGGAGGAAATCCAAGCGCTTCGTCGACTTTCATCTTGA
- a CDS encoding response regulator encodes MKKTILLVEDDEFFRSAVKDFLKKSYEVIEAEHGNQAKQILSEKTPDLIISDIKMPECTGIELLKWVIQYRSNVPVMLMTGFSEILETTSAHRLGAKDFIPKPFKSSDLLQKVSHLLHQETAPHAFVADAGKDEDFCSLPVEDFLTEKDTEFGIFVKVAKDKYIKIAHKGGKIPEDKIKIFKQKGVHDLYVKQVDFSRIVGFTVHLSKAVNNSTLVTDPKKLRFMQYTGGLIVQQAFVQGTDKSVFNNAKDFLSSCVSVITESEDALTVLDQLNENSDSLYAHSLGVSMYSVMIAKKMGINSPQNLFKIAMAGIFHNIGFKELPADLLKKSRFKLSKQERLMIESHPIRGKEILESIKGIPTDVIQITYEHHEDMMGTGYPRGIDKKKIHPLTRIISTADHFCCLTLKNPDIDEPMDGYSANRVLLETKQGLLDANCLKALNELFGANKNQQSA; translated from the coding sequence ATGAAAAAAACCATACTTTTAGTTGAGGACGATGAATTCTTCCGTTCCGCGGTGAAAGACTTTTTAAAGAAATCTTATGAAGTAATCGAAGCGGAACATGGAAATCAGGCGAAACAAATCTTAAGTGAAAAAACTCCTGATCTGATAATTTCTGATATCAAAATGCCCGAATGCACAGGTATCGAGCTCCTTAAATGGGTTATTCAATACCGCTCAAACGTTCCAGTAATGCTGATGACTGGCTTTTCTGAAATCTTGGAGACTACAAGTGCCCACAGATTGGGTGCAAAAGATTTTATTCCTAAACCCTTTAAATCCTCTGATCTGCTACAAAAAGTAAGCCACCTGCTTCACCAAGAAACTGCGCCCCATGCATTCGTTGCCGATGCCGGAAAAGACGAAGATTTCTGCTCCCTACCGGTCGAAGACTTTTTAACAGAAAAAGATACTGAATTTGGCATCTTCGTGAAAGTCGCAAAAGATAAATATATAAAAATCGCACATAAGGGAGGCAAAATACCTGAAGACAAAATAAAAATCTTTAAGCAGAAAGGCGTCCACGATCTGTATGTCAAACAGGTAGACTTTTCTCGCATCGTTGGATTTACGGTACATCTTTCCAAAGCCGTCAACAATAGCACTTTGGTGACAGACCCAAAAAAATTGCGCTTCATGCAATACACGGGGGGATTAATCGTTCAACAAGCGTTTGTGCAAGGAACAGATAAATCCGTTTTCAACAACGCCAAGGATTTCTTAAGCTCCTGTGTCTCTGTAATAACTGAATCCGAGGATGCTCTTACAGTTTTGGATCAGCTTAACGAAAATAGCGATTCACTCTATGCACATAGTTTGGGCGTTAGCATGTACTCGGTTATGATAGCAAAGAAAATGGGAATTAATTCACCACAAAATCTATTTAAAATTGCCATGGCTGGCATCTTTCACAATATTGGATTCAAAGAACTGCCTGCAGATTTGCTCAAGAAAAGTCGATTTAAACTCTCCAAGCAAGAACGCCTTATGATCGAGTCTCATCCCATTCGAGGAAAAGAAATTCTGGAATCCATAAAAGGCATTCCTACGGACGTTATTCAAATCACCTATGAACATCACGAGGACATGATGGGAACAGGATATCCTCGAGGCATAGATAAAAAAAAGATCCATCCACTCACTCGTATTATCTCGACCGCAGATCACTTCTGTTGTTTAACTTTGAAAAATCCAGACATAGATGAACCGATGGATGGCTATAGCGCGAATCGGGTCCTGCTAGAAACGAAGCAGGGACTTTTGGACGCTAACTGCCTTAAAGCGTTGAATGAACTGTTTGGCGCTAATAAAAACCAACAAAGTGCATAA
- a CDS encoding sensor histidine kinase encodes MKNNLPIADQIKDTYTGDIIPYAELVISAIGIAGIIVTFANISIKKQQLPVDAVFDVVVLLTILFSAMTLLCSIVILKIQKSIQASIHKMSEAANLELNEQKNIALQAAKMSALGEMVGGIAHEINTPLAAIKMFLNEAISELEKGEQSDKDALADYVHKSDATIDRIAKIIKGLKTFARAGELDPFTEFSVQECIEDAVILCEDRFKSESVDLRWKIPASTIVIECRPTEITQVLLNLMNNALDAVSKLSEKWVTVQVDDTPDFVQFRVTDSGAGIAPEYLEKIFHPFFTTKEIGKGTGIGLSISVGIIKSHNGRLFIDPGDLNTSFVIEIPKKQTLEIELSELQGSIT; translated from the coding sequence ATGAAAAACAACCTACCGATTGCGGACCAAATCAAGGATACATATACGGGAGATATCATTCCGTATGCCGAGTTGGTAATATCTGCCATTGGTATCGCTGGCATTATTGTTACATTTGCAAATATCTCCATAAAAAAACAACAGCTTCCGGTAGATGCGGTGTTCGATGTAGTTGTTTTGCTAACCATTCTATTTTCCGCCATGACCCTGCTCTGTTCGATAGTTATCCTAAAAATACAGAAAAGCATTCAGGCCTCCATTCACAAAATGTCCGAAGCGGCTAACCTCGAACTCAATGAACAAAAAAATATCGCATTACAAGCAGCGAAAATGTCGGCCTTAGGTGAAATGGTCGGAGGCATCGCTCATGAAATCAACACCCCCCTAGCTGCAATCAAGATGTTCCTGAATGAAGCCATTTCGGAGCTCGAAAAAGGCGAACAGTCAGACAAGGATGCTCTCGCTGACTATGTTCATAAATCGGATGCAACTATTGACCGAATTGCTAAAATCATCAAAGGACTAAAAACTTTCGCTCGAGCCGGTGAACTTGATCCTTTTACAGAATTCTCTGTTCAAGAGTGCATAGAAGACGCCGTCATTCTTTGCGAAGACCGGTTCAAAAGTGAGTCGGTAGATCTTCGCTGGAAAATTCCCGCTTCTACCATCGTGATCGAGTGCCGCCCCACTGAAATTACTCAGGTGTTATTAAATCTAATGAACAATGCCCTCGACGCCGTTTCAAAACTATCTGAAAAATGGGTGACCGTTCAAGTCGATGACACTCCAGACTTCGTTCAATTCAGAGTGACCGACAGCGGGGCCGGTATCGCACCGGAATATCTGGAAAAAATTTTTCATCCGTTTTTCACCACTAAGGAAATTGGCAAAGGAACTGGCATAGGTCTCAGTATTTCCGTAGGAATTATAAAAAGTCACAATGGCAGACTCTTCATTGATCCGGGAGATTTGAATACCAGTTTCGTGATTGAAATTCCAAAAAAACAAACCTTAGAAATTGAACTATCAGAACTACAAGGCAGCATCACATGA
- a CDS encoding cob(I)yrinic acid a,c-diamide adenosyltransferase → MTTPPKAKIYTRTGDKGTTRLVDGSCVEKFNPRVEAYGTVDELNSYIGVCRSTLYAYPTLLALDEILEKIQNELFNIGSLLATEKDEVFQMLPPITGEQIRVLEVKIDELTAELPELRNFILPAGHIVASHLHVARTCCRRSERRSAEIAVKDERYAMCLQYLNRLSDFLFVAARWANLKMGQSEVLWKKT, encoded by the coding sequence ATGACGACACCTCCCAAAGCAAAGATCTACACTCGCACTGGCGACAAAGGGACCACACGATTGGTGGATGGTTCATGCGTTGAAAAATTCAATCCACGCGTGGAGGCCTATGGCACCGTGGATGAGTTGAATAGCTATATCGGAGTCTGTCGTTCCACTTTGTATGCCTATCCGACCCTGCTTGCTTTGGATGAGATCCTTGAGAAAATACAAAACGAGCTTTTCAACATCGGAAGCCTGCTGGCAACGGAGAAAGACGAAGTCTTTCAAATGTTGCCACCGATCACTGGCGAACAAATTCGCGTGCTGGAAGTTAAAATTGATGAATTAACGGCGGAGTTGCCGGAACTGCGCAATTTCATTTTACCAGCAGGCCACATTGTCGCTTCGCATTTGCACGTAGCACGTACCTGCTGCCGTCGCAGCGAACGCAGATCTGCTGAAATCGCGGTGAAAGATGAGCGCTATGCCATGTGTTTGCAGTATTTGAATCGCTTAAGCGATTTCTTATTCGTTGCTGCTCGTTGGGCCAACCTTAAAATGGGACAATCTGAAGTCCTTTGGAAAAAGACTTAA
- a CDS encoding N-formylglutamate amidohydrolase yields MEITAPLMVTIPHSGEKIPPQTPWLNTLPEEIVMCDVDRYVDFLYEPTLRKLQIPFVKTEWHRYAADMNRVPEDVDSSSVIGNKNPAGMHNRGFHWVITTYKHQLMKEPMTSQAHDELVKLIYEPFHNNIRDLYAKLHEKGYKKTFHIDAHSMPSVGTSEHRDPGERRADIVVSDSKGKSCDPRFKDLVIAAYVTAGFKVGYNWPYFGGRVTEQYGDPSREMHTLQVEMNRELYMDEKTKKLKPEEAKKVQEKIAFALSYIRNNLQHLA; encoded by the coding sequence ATGGAAATCACAGCTCCGTTAATGGTCACAATTCCACATTCGGGTGAGAAAATTCCACCCCAAACTCCGTGGTTAAACACGTTGCCTGAAGAAATCGTCATGTGCGATGTGGACCGTTACGTAGACTTCTTGTACGAACCGACACTTCGCAAACTGCAAATCCCATTTGTTAAGACCGAGTGGCATCGTTATGCCGCTGATATGAACCGTGTTCCAGAAGATGTGGATTCCTCCTCTGTGATCGGGAATAAAAATCCCGCGGGAATGCACAACCGTGGTTTCCACTGGGTGATCACAACCTACAAACATCAGTTGATGAAAGAGCCGATGACAAGCCAGGCGCATGATGAGTTGGTGAAACTGATTTATGAGCCTTTCCATAATAATATCCGCGACCTTTACGCGAAACTTCACGAGAAAGGTTATAAAAAAACCTTTCACATTGATGCCCACAGCATGCCGTCGGTGGGAACAAGTGAGCATCGCGATCCCGGGGAGCGCCGAGCTGATATCGTGGTCAGTGATAGCAAAGGCAAAAGCTGTGATCCGCGTTTCAAAGACCTGGTGATCGCTGCCTATGTGACTGCAGGATTCAAAGTTGGATACAACTGGCCGTATTTTGGCGGTCGCGTCACAGAGCAATACGGAGATCCGTCTCGTGAAATGCATACTTTGCAGGTTGAAATGAACCGCGAGCTTTACATGGACGAGAAAACGAAGAAGTTGAAACCGGAAGAAGCCAAGAAGGTTCAGGAGAAAATCGCCTTTGCTTTGAGCTATATCCGCAACAATTTACAGCACCTAGCGTAG
- a CDS encoding cytochrome c biogenesis protein ResB — MAESSKKSLLKRINKPLASLKLAVFIILSIATLTAVGTFVEAKYDAYAAKKLVYDTWYMYTIMGMLVLNLVAVMVDRLPWKRRHASFVLAHIGIIILLFGGLLTMKYGLDGSMRIEIGQKNNLVQTPETDLVVYSSFDGDRYSKTFEQEVDFFKYPPTKEKPTDVPVYVGEIKVVDYKKYVLPSRKVVVDESGKAGSALRFQIQNPNVNVIEWLVQKKANSIQTHDFGPAQVHIGPIPEKGQGRNEIYLQPDKDKGGLRYAVFYKESEKPGKTGFVKEGDVFNPGFKMAMDFRILRFIPAALEDWDLQDMPAPTPLTTSAIQILFEGKLHWVLLNDMVKLFTKDAVYLFTYGNRRIDIGFPIQLKSFAVDRYQGTMRAAAYKSVVEVPELGEREISMNEPMKHKGLTVYQASFQEENGHPVASIFSVNADPGRVWKYMGSLILSVGVVLLMWFKHLDFKIAKKKEDGEE, encoded by the coding sequence ATGGCAGAATCATCCAAAAAATCTCTTTTGAAACGCATCAATAAGCCGCTCGCAAGTTTGAAGCTCGCGGTTTTCATTATTCTTTCGATTGCAACATTGACCGCTGTTGGAACTTTCGTTGAAGCAAAGTACGACGCGTACGCAGCTAAAAAACTCGTTTACGACACTTGGTACATGTACACAATTATGGGCATGTTGGTGTTGAACTTGGTCGCGGTGATGGTGGATCGCCTGCCGTGGAAAAGACGTCACGCTTCTTTTGTGCTGGCACATATCGGTATCATCATTCTGCTTTTCGGTGGTTTGCTGACGATGAAATACGGTTTGGATGGTTCCATGCGTATCGAAATCGGTCAGAAAAACAACCTCGTGCAAACTCCTGAAACTGATCTTGTGGTCTATAGCTCTTTTGATGGTGATCGCTATTCAAAAACTTTCGAGCAGGAAGTGGACTTTTTCAAATACCCACCGACAAAAGAAAAGCCGACAGATGTGCCGGTTTATGTGGGCGAGATTAAAGTTGTCGACTACAAAAAATACGTTCTGCCTTCTCGTAAAGTCGTAGTGGATGAGAGCGGCAAGGCGGGATCTGCTTTGCGTTTCCAAATCCAAAATCCCAATGTGAATGTGATCGAATGGCTGGTGCAAAAGAAAGCCAACTCCATTCAAACTCACGATTTTGGTCCGGCCCAAGTTCACATCGGTCCTATTCCTGAAAAAGGCCAAGGTCGCAATGAAATTTACCTGCAGCCAGATAAAGACAAGGGCGGACTTCGTTACGCTGTTTTCTATAAGGAATCTGAAAAACCTGGTAAAACAGGTTTTGTGAAAGAAGGCGACGTGTTTAATCCGGGCTTTAAAATGGCTATGGATTTCCGTATCCTAAGATTCATTCCTGCCGCTTTGGAAGACTGGGATCTGCAAGACATGCCAGCGCCAACGCCATTGACGACCTCTGCGATTCAAATCCTGTTTGAAGGCAAACTTCACTGGGTTCTTTTGAACGACATGGTGAAGCTGTTCACCAAAGATGCGGTTTATCTTTTCACATACGGCAATCGCCGTATCGACATCGGTTTCCCAATTCAGCTAAAATCCTTTGCGGTGGATCGCTATCAAGGAACAATGAGAGCGGCCGCTTACAAAAGCGTCGTGGAAGTTCCGGAGTTGGGCGAGCGTGAGATCTCCATGAATGAACCGATGAAGCACAAAGGTCTTACGGTTTATCAGGCCAGTTTCCAGGAGGAGAACGGTCACCCAGTGGCTTCGATTTTCTCGGTGAATGCGGATCCAGGTCGCGTGTGGAAATACATGGGCTCACTGATTTTATCGGTCGGTGTGGTTTTATTGATGTGGTTTAAACATTTAGATTTCAAAATAGCTAAAAAGAAAGAAGACGGGGAAGAATAG
- a CDS encoding cytochrome c biogenesis protein, with protein sequence MKKLLLVLTTVLLSFSTVVAFAKPGDQLKYLPVQDGGRIKPYDSFSKEMLEIVYGKSTYEGRKATEIILTWMLSPQAWADKKIFEVRNHQVLEALKLPKDQRYFNGQELFGSERFTLIRQELQAKRETKEKLNPYFQALQRLENQFFVFQEVAAGRMMKVLPPKEGSNWIAVADLPEAFQQKFVGITTAFVTYIGQVASGANAADIESSATKLDEAIVAFETAARAENPTAYDHDTKIKAEVHYNDFHPFRWAYVFYILAAIVLLLVWALSKESMMKASWVLLGLGFILHTYGFGLRMYIMDRAPVSNMYETVIWVSWGVILFASILELIYKFRMILFAGTLVSAFALVIADFAPAVLDPTLQPLEPVLRSNYWLTIHVMTITISYAAFFLAFGLGDLGLFYYLKGEEKNHEKIRAIVTAIYRSMQIGVAFLAPGIILGGIWADYSWGRFWGWDPKETWALIALLGYLAVLHARYAGMIKNFGMVVTAIITFSLVIMAWYGVNFVLGAGLHSYGFGAGGIEYVSAFVAAHMLMVLYVWVIRQGRTKKSAKS encoded by the coding sequence ATGAAAAAGCTTTTGCTAGTTTTGACAACAGTTTTGCTTTCATTCTCCACAGTGGTGGCGTTCGCAAAGCCTGGTGACCAGCTAAAATATCTTCCAGTGCAAGATGGCGGTCGTATTAAACCTTACGACAGTTTCTCTAAAGAGATGCTGGAGATCGTTTACGGGAAAAGCACTTATGAAGGCCGCAAAGCGACCGAAATTATTCTGACCTGGATGCTTTCTCCGCAAGCCTGGGCTGACAAGAAAATCTTTGAAGTGCGCAATCACCAGGTCTTGGAGGCTTTGAAACTTCCTAAAGACCAAAGATATTTCAACGGCCAGGAACTTTTTGGCAGTGAACGTTTCACGCTGATTCGTCAAGAGCTTCAAGCCAAGCGTGAAACCAAAGAAAAATTGAATCCTTATTTCCAGGCGTTGCAACGTCTGGAAAATCAATTTTTCGTGTTTCAAGAAGTTGCAGCGGGACGCATGATGAAGGTTCTTCCTCCGAAAGAGGGCAGCAACTGGATTGCAGTGGCGGATTTGCCTGAGGCGTTTCAACAAAAATTCGTGGGTATCACGACGGCATTTGTGACTTATATCGGTCAGGTGGCGAGTGGGGCGAATGCGGCTGATATTGAATCTTCAGCGACAAAGCTTGATGAAGCTATCGTCGCATTTGAAACGGCGGCCCGTGCGGAAAATCCAACGGCTTACGATCACGATACAAAAATCAAAGCGGAAGTTCACTACAACGACTTCCATCCATTCCGTTGGGCTTACGTATTCTATATCCTGGCGGCGATTGTATTATTGCTAGTGTGGGCTCTTTCCAAAGAGTCTATGATGAAGGCTTCGTGGGTCTTGTTGGGCTTGGGCTTTATTCTGCACACGTATGGTTTCGGTTTGCGGATGTATATTATGGACAGAGCGCCGGTATCTAATATGTACGAGACGGTGATTTGGGTTTCTTGGGGCGTGATCTTGTTCGCGTCGATTTTGGAACTTATCTATAAATTCCGTATGATTTTGTTTGCAGGAACATTGGTTTCGGCGTTCGCGCTTGTGATTGCCGACTTCGCGCCCGCAGTTTTGGATCCTACTTTGCAACCTTTGGAGCCAGTGCTGCGCAGCAATTATTGGTTAACAATCCATGTGATGACAATCACTATCAGTTACGCAGCCTTTTTCTTGGCTTTCGGTTTGGGCGACCTTGGTTTGTTCTACTATTTAAAAGGTGAGGAAAAAAATCACGAGAAAATTCGCGCGATCGTGACAGCCATTTACAGATCGATGCAAATTGGCGTGGCATTCCTCGCACCCGGAATTATTTTGGGTGGTATCTGGGCGGACTATTCTTGGGGCCGTTTCTGGGGTTGGGATCCAAAAGAAACTTGGGCGTTGATTGCGCTTCTTGGTTATTTGGCGGTCCTGCATGCAAGGTACGCAGGAATGATCAAAAATTTCGGTATGGTAGTGACAGCGATTATCACTTTCTCTTTAGTGATCATGGCTTGGTACGGGGTGAATTTCGTTCTTGGTGCGGGGCTTCATTCTTACGGCTTCGGTGCTGGAGGTATCGAGTATGTGTCTGCTTTTGTGGCTGCACACATGCTGATGGTGCTTTATGTGTGGGTTATCCGTCAGGGTCGCACAAAAAAATCTGCAAAATCGTAG
- a CDS encoding cytochrome c3 family protein encodes MIFSTLLTGCKFQTGWGYNKGYAPEQPIAFDHQLHAGTNKIQCQYCHNQVERTKHSNIPALSTCMNCHLQVATDKPGIQKLRDAYDSGGSIEWVRVHMLPDFVHFNHNAHIAKGVNCQTCHGPIETMTRVEQFSDLSMGWCVNCHRQPENKAPLNCSTCHY; translated from the coding sequence ATGATTTTTTCAACACTTCTCACGGGTTGTAAATTCCAAACCGGTTGGGGATACAACAAAGGCTACGCTCCAGAGCAACCAATTGCCTTTGATCACCAATTGCATGCGGGAACCAACAAAATTCAGTGTCAATACTGCCACAATCAAGTGGAAAGAACGAAACACTCGAATATTCCGGCTCTCTCAACTTGCATGAATTGTCACTTGCAAGTAGCGACAGATAAACCAGGTATTCAAAAACTGCGTGATGCATACGACAGCGGCGGCTCAATTGAGTGGGTTCGCGTTCATATGCTTCCAGATTTTGTTCACTTCAACCACAACGCTCACATTGCGAAAGGCGTGAACTGTCAAACGTGTCACGGACCTATCGAAACGATGACGCGCGTGGAGCAATTCTCTGACCTTTCCATGGGCTGGTGTGTGAACTGTCACCGCCAACCAGAGAACAAAGCTCCTCTTAACTGCTCAACTTGTCACTACTAA